The window TTTTATAATGTTGCTGCGTTTGCCGGCAAAGGTTTTTCCGACCTTGCGTACGACGATCGCGTCGGTTTCCACAACAGCCATACTACCGGACGACGCGGCCGCGACCTAGATGTAACCGGCTCCGCCCGGGTGGGGCCGAAAGCCACCCCTCCCCTCGTAAAATGCCGAAATGCCCGCTCTGCGTAGGCACTCTTCTCGCGGTTTTTGCCCCGATCTACCCATGCGCCCGAAATCGCGCTTGCTTACAATAATGCCATGGGGAATCGGTTGAGCGTTGTCGTTCCGATCTACAATGAGGCGGAGCATCTCGACGCGCACATAACGTCGATCGACGACTACCTGGCTGCATTCTGCGGCGGGCAGCGTTCGTATGAAATTCTCGCGGTCGACGACGGCAGCAACGACGGGACGCCCGATGTCTTGCGTCGTGCGCGGCAAGCCTGCTCTTCCCTGGAGATCGTCACGCATCCGGTTAACCGGGGGCTCGATGCCGCGCTGGCGACCGGGTTCGCGGCAGCTTCGGGGGACGTTATCGTCACTTTCGATGCCGATCTCACCTATACGCCGGCCACGATCGGAGCGCTCGTCGACGCCCTCGAAAGCCATGGGGCTGCCGTCGCCGTCGCCTCGGCATATGCGCAAGCCGGCCGTTCGATCGGCGTCCCCCGGCTGCGATCGTTCTTGAGCCGGAACGCCAACCGCTATCTTTCTCTGGCGGTTCGGGGACGCTTCGCCACGCTCACTTGCATGGTACGCGCGTATAGAGCCGATGTGCTGCGCAGCCTGTACGCACCCGGTATTGTCCATGAGGGAACCTTCGGTCTGCTCTTCGCCGCGCTTAAAAATGGGGCGAACGTCGTCGAAGTTCCGGCGGTGCTCGACTGGTCCGCGCAACCGGATGCCCGCGCGCAGCGGATGCGTCCGCTGCGCATAGCGCGCCATATCGCGCGCGTGTTAGAGGCCGGGATCAAGGCCCGGCCGTCCTTGCTTTTCGCGATCCCGGGCCTCATTCCGGGACTGCTTCCTGTGGTTGTCGGCGTCGCGCTCCTGGCCCGAACGCCACCGCAAACGCTCGCACTCGTCACCGCAATAACACTGGTGGTCCAATACGGCAGCCTGCTCATCCTCACGGCTCAATTAGGCGACTTCGCATTCAAACGCCGCTCAACCACGTCACGCTTACGGAGAACTTCATGCACACGATGATCCCAGCACCAGCAATCACATCCCTCGCGTTGCCCAACGACCAGGATGCCTCCGGCAGATCGTTTGGGCCCGAAGAGCGCGAAGCCTTAGACCAGGTTCTCGCGTCGGGCACCTTGACGAGCACGAAAGGAACCTTCGTAGCGCGTCTGGAGAAAGACTTCGCTCGCAGAATCGGGGCAAAACATGCGTTTGCGTGCGCGTCCGGAAGCGCGGCCATACACGTCGCCATCGCCGCCCTCGATTTAGAGCCGGGCGACGAAGTTGTCACCACTCCCATCACCGACATGGGGGCGCTCTCTCCAATTTTGTACCAGGCGGCGATCCCCGTCTTCGCCGATGTCGACCCGCTCACGTGCAATGTGACCGCCGGGACGATTGAGGCGGCGATTTCGGAGCGCACGCGGGCCATCATCGTGACGCATCTCTTCGGGAACCCCTGTGAGATGGAGGCGATCGTCGCGCTCGCACAAGAACGTGGCATCCCGCTCATCGAAGACTGCGCGCAAGCCTATGGGACGACCTATGCGAAGCGTCATGTCGGCACGTTTGGAACGATCGGCTGCTTTAGCCTCCAGCAGGGCAAGCACATCACGTGCGGCGAGGGCGGCATCGTGGTAACCGACGACGACGACGTCGCACGGCGTATGTACCTCTTCATCAATAAAGCATGGGGCTACGGCGATCCGAATCCCGACCATTATTTCCTGGCGCTTAATTATCGCTTATCCGAGTTGCAGGGAGCCGTGGCATACGCCCAGATGCAGAAGCTCGATCGCAACATCGCGGTGCGCCGCGAGCGTGCGGCAGAGCTGACCGAACGACTCCGGCTCGTGCCCGGCATCGGGACCCCGGTCGTGCCGGCGGCAGGCGTTCATACCTACTGGAAATACGCGATCCGCATCGACGAGAAAGTCTATCCCGGCGGGCCGCCCGCATTCGCAAAACTCCTTCGCGACTCCAACGTAACCTCGGCACCGCGCTATATCCAAAAGCCGTCGTTCATGTGTGAAGTCTTCCAAAAACGCCGCACCTTCGGAAAGAGCGAATTCCCGTTTTCGATCGCTCGAGCGGAGGCGGTGGACTATCGTATCGAGCGCTTCCCGGGAACGATCGAAGGGCTCGCCCACGTTCTGGTGCTGCCGATCAACGAGCGTTATACCCAGGAGCACGTGCGTTATGTAGCCGATGCGGTTGCGAGCACCGCACAGGAACTCACGGTTCAACGTGGCTAAGAGCGATCGCATCAGATTGGCGCTCGTCGGGGCGGGGGCGATCGGCGCCACCCACGTCGAAGCCGCAAAAACGTCCGACTGCCTCGACATCGTCGCGGTTTGCGACGAGCGTCCAACTGCGGCTGCGGAGTTCGAGACGCGATACGGGGCGCGCGCGTACAGTTCGGTTCCTGCCTTGATCGCCACGGAGGAACTCGACGGCGTCATCGTGGCGACCCCGCCCAACACGCATCGTCTAATCGCGGAGTTTGCCGCTTCTCGCGGCTTACACGTCCTCTGCGAAAAACCGCTAGCGCTCGACGCAACCTCCGCGCGTGCCATGTTTTCCGCTGCTCAGGATCGCGGCGTCATCCTCAGCATGGCCTCGAAGTTCCGCTTTGTCGACGACATCAGAACTGCTCGACAACTCATAAGCGATGGACGACTCGGCGAGCTTCTGCTCGTCGAGAACGCCTTTACGTCATCCCTCGACATGGGCTCCCGGTGGAACAGCAACCCCGAGATTTCGGGGGGCGGCGTGATCGTGGACAACGGCACGCATGCCCTGGACATGTTTCGCTATCTCTTGGGACCGATCCACGAAGTACGCGCGCAAGAACTACGACGCTACCAAAACCTCGCCGTCGAGGATACGGCGACCCTCATGGTACGCACGCGAAGCGGTGCATTGGCCACCAGCGACCTTTCGTGGAGCATCGACAAAGCTCTCGGGCACTTCTTGCGCATTCACGGCTCGGAGGCAACGCTCGAGATCGGATGGGCTCAGAGCCGCATGCGACTGAAATCCGATCCGCAGTGGCGCGCGATCGGCGCGGGCTATAAGAAGCTCGAATCCTTCACAAAACTGCAGCGTAATTTCGCTCAGGCGATCCGCGGCTCAGAACCGGTCGAAGTTTCGCCGGCGGACGCGATTGCATCGGTTGAAGCCGTGGAATCCGCATACGCGTCGCTTGCCAGCGGTTCGTGGGTTGCCGTGGGTTCCTCACCGCGTCGGGTGGAAGCGCTACGCGCTGCGGTGGCGCAATGAGCGTCGCAACGCTACCGAGCGTTCGCATTCACCCCACCGCCATCATCGAGGAGGATGTGCGGATCGGGGAGGGTACGGCGATTTGGAACGGCGCCCACATCCGCCACGGCACGACCCTGGGCCAAGAGTGCATCGTCGGAGAGAACACCTACATCGCCTACGACGTGCGCATCGGCAACCGTTGCAAACTCAATGCGATGGTCTACGTGTGCACCGCCGTGACGCTCGAGGACGGCGTCATGATCAGCGCGGGAACGGTGTTTACCAACGATCGCTTTCCGCGCGCAACGACGGCGGATCTTCAGTCCTTGCGATCGAGCGACCCCGACGAGGCCACACTCCCGACGCTGGTACGCGATGGTGCGACCATCGGCGCCGGGTGTACGATCGGCAACGACTTGACGGTCGGACGGTTTGCAATGGTCGGCATGGGATCGCTCGTCACCAAGAGCGTCCCGGATTTTCACCTCGTCCTGGGTAGCCCGGCGCGTTCTGTCGGGGTGGTGTGCCGTTGCGGCGAAGTTCTCTGCCGCTTCGGCAAGGAGCCGGCCGACTGCCATGCCGACGTCACCTGTACGTCGTGCGCGCGCAAGTACGCGGTTCGTCGCGGCACGGTCGTCGAACGCTGATGTCGCAGCGCGTCGCAGTCGTAGGTGGCGGGATGCTGGGCATGACGCTGGCCCTGCGTTTGGCTCGCGAAGGCCGCTCGGTCACCATTTTCGAGCGCTCGCCCAGCGTCGGCGGCCTTGCCGCTCCTTGGGAGATCGGCGGCACCACGTGGGACCGCTACTACCACGTCATCCTGCGTTCCGACGTGCGGCTCTTGGCGCTGCTCGACGAACTCGATCTTACGTCGGCATTACGTTGGAAAAGCGTCGGAAGCGCGTTCTTTATCGATGGCCGGATTCATCCGTTTTCAACCCTCGCCGACTTCGTGGCATTTCCGGCCGTGGGACCGGTCGACAAAGTACGACTGGGCCTAGGCATCCTGAAGGCAACGCGCGAGCGCGACCTCGAACATCTCGATGCGATCACGGCAGAGGAGTGGCTTCGCAAGGTATTCGGTGCGAAGCTCTACGAGCGTTTGTGGCAGCCGCTCCTGCGAGCAAAACTCGGTGACGCCTACGCGCAGGCCTCCGCGTCGTTTATCCACGCAACGATCGCGCGGTTGTTCGGCGCCAGAAAGAACTCCCAGCAACGCGAGGAATTCGGCTACGTTGAAGGCGGTTACGCAACGATCGTCGATCGCCTCACCAAGCGTCTCGCCGAGGCCGGCGTCCGGTTTAAGACCGGTGTC of the Candidatus Dormiibacterota bacterium genome contains:
- a CDS encoding glycosyltransferase family 2 protein, encoding MSVVVPIYNEAEHLDAHITSIDDYLAAFCGGQRSYEILAVDDGSNDGTPDVLRRARQACSSLEIVTHPVNRGLDAALATGFAAASGDVIVTFDADLTYTPATIGALVDALESHGAAVAVASAYAQAGRSIGVPRLRSFLSRNANRYLSLAVRGRFATLTCMVRAYRADVLRSLYAPGIVHEGTFGLLFAALKNGANVVEVPAVLDWSAQPDARAQRMRPLRIARHIARVLEAGIKARPSLLFAIPGLIPGLLPVVVGVALLARTPPQTLALVTAITLVVQYGSLLILTAQLGDFAFKRRSTTSRLRRTSCTR
- a CDS encoding DegT/DnrJ/EryC1/StrS family aminotransferase, with translation MIPAPAITSLALPNDQDASGRSFGPEEREALDQVLASGTLTSTKGTFVARLEKDFARRIGAKHAFACASGSAAIHVAIAALDLEPGDEVVTTPITDMGALSPILYQAAIPVFADVDPLTCNVTAGTIEAAISERTRAIIVTHLFGNPCEMEAIVALAQERGIPLIEDCAQAYGTTYAKRHVGTFGTIGCFSLQQGKHITCGEGGIVVTDDDDVARRMYLFINKAWGYGDPNPDHYFLALNYRLSELQGAVAYAQMQKLDRNIAVRRERAAELTERLRLVPGIGTPVVPAAGVHTYWKYAIRIDEKVYPGGPPAFAKLLRDSNVTSAPRYIQKPSFMCEVFQKRRTFGKSEFPFSIARAEAVDYRIERFPGTIEGLAHVLVLPINERYTQEHVRYVADAVASTAQELTVQRG
- a CDS encoding Gfo/Idh/MocA family oxidoreductase, which translates into the protein MAKSDRIRLALVGAGAIGATHVEAAKTSDCLDIVAVCDERPTAAAEFETRYGARAYSSVPALIATEELDGVIVATPPNTHRLIAEFAASRGLHVLCEKPLALDATSARAMFSAAQDRGVILSMASKFRFVDDIRTARQLISDGRLGELLLVENAFTSSLDMGSRWNSNPEISGGGVIVDNGTHALDMFRYLLGPIHEVRAQELRRYQNLAVEDTATLMVRTRSGALATSDLSWSIDKALGHFLRIHGSEATLEIGWAQSRMRLKSDPQWRAIGAGYKKLESFTKLQRNFAQAIRGSEPVEVSPADAIASVEAVESAYASLASGSWVAVGSSPRRVEALRAAVAQ
- a CDS encoding DapH/DapD/GlmU-related protein, whose amino-acid sequence is MSVATLPSVRIHPTAIIEEDVRIGEGTAIWNGAHIRHGTTLGQECIVGENTYIAYDVRIGNRCKLNAMVYVCTAVTLEDGVMISAGTVFTNDRFPRATTADLQSLRSSDPDEATLPTLVRDGATIGAGCTIGNDLTVGRFAMVGMGSLVTKSVPDFHLVLGSPARSVGVVCRCGEVLCRFGKEPADCHADVTCTSCARKYAVRRGTVVER
- a CDS encoding NAD(P)/FAD-dependent oxidoreductase — translated: MSQRVAVVGGGMLGMTLALRLAREGRSVTIFERSPSVGGLAAPWEIGGTTWDRYYHVILRSDVRLLALLDELDLTSALRWKSVGSAFFIDGRIHPFSTLADFVAFPAVGPVDKVRLGLGILKATRERDLEHLDAITAEEWLRKVFGAKLYERLWQPLLRAKLGDAYAQASASFIHATIARLFGARKNSQQREEFGYVEGGYATIVDRLTKRLAEAGVRFKTGVDVTAIRRSGAGLAIAYDSASETFDRVVVTVPTPIAARICDALPPDELLRLRSIRYHGIVCASLLLDRPLGNAYITNIADSRIPFTGAIEMTALVDRDTLGGHSLVYLPRYVDARSPFYLMNDASIQESFVLGLQRMHRTFDPSQIRALRISRAPYVFALPEVGSARRVLPMRTSVPGLFLANSSQILSGTLNVNETIGIAMQAADAVAGCPTGQAEARYEAVC